The DNA sequence AAGAAGCTGTGCATCGAGTTGATGGTGAGCCCCGAGGACCTGATGGGACTCACCGAGTCCCCCAGCAGCGGCAGTCCCACACGGCCGGACGACGACGTCACCTTGCGTCGGCTGATCTTCCTCGCGCGGAAGCTCGACGCGTCGAAGCTGGACGCCCTCGTCCGCATCACCACCGAGCTGGCCCGCTGAAGCAGCGCC is a window from the Myxococcus xanthus genome containing:
- a CDS encoding helix-turn-helix domain-containing protein, translated to MNQQLAAHLGSIARLAREQMSLTQVQVAERVGLASAVYSRIERGQMIPSVETLKKLCIELMVSPEDLMGLTESPSSGSPTRPDDDVTLRRLIFLARKLDASKLDALVRITTELAR